A single Amphiura filiformis chromosome 19, Afil_fr2py, whole genome shotgun sequence DNA region contains:
- the LOC140140721 gene encoding alpha-N-acetyl-neuraminyl-2,3-beta-galactosyl-1,3-N-acetyl-galactosaminide alpha-2,6-sialyltransferase-like gives MVPQRRWFGVGRDKLLLVLFWYSCLMSVGFLYFAHEKTEYNTFVSVIQRGVVGDNDFVAVPSSKHYSSTRKAHVAVASSPTPSGAKHAKQDLRTELEIVHVEVAEPTEPDTTPSHELEGYVDVINGSNLNFHCSQCTVVSSSGQLLNRSGGRDIDKSECVIRMNSAPVRGYQDDVGSRTTVRVIGHVNLGKGLHNNTELQKELFGDVHERPDIVIIPWLYAIKINRTTDRAWNTAQNLSRTFPDVKFYVLTSEKMNFSEEIFTKEVGISRREAHTWLSTGWMTMLFALDACDSIDLYGLVPEDHCQTHPNDTSLYHYFEPDFRKECDYYKASEGVLRYGHKFITEKAVFAKWSRTFGNIQFHYPSWIAKPSNSTFLDTPFLRTYREALLNGSLAELQAIPSKKKKKTVIVRKKKIIKIVRRKKRVQKPVVSSDAVSHKEDGYGDVSAAARIEETALALSNDRDIEDIVKGARDPESLKRAELMRMARRKIIRSRRHKPGDLQP, from the exons ATGGTTCCACAACGACGGTGGTTTGGAGTG GGACGAGACAAATTACTACTTGTCCTGTTCTGGTACTCATGTCTGATGTCTGTAGGTTTCTTATACTTCGCACACGAGAAAACCGAATACAATACTTTTGTCAGTGTAATTCAACGTGGTGTAGTAGGTGACAACGATTTCGTTGCAGTGCCTTCATCAAAACATTACTCGTCTACGAGGAAGGCACATGTAGCAGTCGCAAGCTCTCCAACGCCATCCggtgctaaacatgctaaacaggACTTGCGGACAGAGCTGGAAATAGTACACGTGGAAGTTGCAGAACCAACAGAGCCCGACACAACGCCATCTCACGAACTCGAGGGATACGTCGATGTCATTAATGGTTCG AATTTGAATTTCCACTGCAGTCAATGCACAGTAGTATCCAGTTCTGGACAACTTTTGAACCGATCAGGCGGACGAGACATTGACAAATCAGAATGCGTCATCAGAATGAACAGTGCGCCGGTTCGAGGCTACCAAGATGATGTCGGGAGTCGCACCACCGTCCGAGTCATAGGTCATGTAAATTTAGGCAAAGGGCTACACAATAATACGGAACTTCAAAAGGAACTCTTTGGGGATGTGCACGAAAGACCAGATATCGTTATAATTCCTTGGTTGTACGCCATAAAGATTAATAGAACTACAGATCGTGCGTGGAACACGGCACAAAATTTGAGCAGAACTTTTCCGGATGTTAAATTTTATGTTTTGACATCAGAAAAGATGAACTTTTCGGAGGAAATATTTACCAAAGAAGTTGGCATAAGCCG ACGAGAAGCACATACGTGGTTGTCTACCGGATGGATGACGATGTTATTTGCACTGGATGCATGTGATTCAATAGACCTCTATGGTCTGGTACCAGAAGATCATTGCCA AACACATCCCAATGATACATCACTTTATCACTATTTCGAGCCCGATTTTCGCAAAGAATGCGACTACTATAAAGCCAGCGAAGGTGTGCTGCGATACGGACACAAATTTATCACCGAAAAAGCCGTGTTTGCTAAATGGTCTCGCACATTCGGTAATATACAATTTCATTATCCGTCCTGGATTGCTAAACCCAGCAACTCAACATTCCTAGACACGCCGTTTTTGCGGACGTACAGGGAGGCGTTATTAAACGGCTCTTTGGCTGAACTACAAGCTATAccgtcaaaaaagaaaaagaaaactgtTATAGTAAGGAAGaagaaaattattaaaattgtacgAAGGAAGAAAAGAGTTCAAAAACCTGTAGTCAGTTCGGATGCAGTGAGTCATAAAGAAGATGGCTATGGTGACGTGAGCGCGGCAGCCAGAATAGAAGAAACAGCGCTAGCTTTGTCTAATGATAGGGATATAGAGGACATTGTCAAAGGAGCAAGAGATCCCGAGAGCCTTAAAAGAGCAGAGTTGATGAGAATGGCGAGAAGAAAAATTATTCGATCTAGAAGACATAAACCAGGTGATTTACAaccataa